A genomic region of Equus caballus isolate H_3958 breed thoroughbred chromosome 1, TB-T2T, whole genome shotgun sequence contains the following coding sequences:
- the PLEKHO2 gene encoding pleckstrin homology domain-containing family O member 2 isoform X2, producing the protein MEEEGVKEEGEKPQGARVADKAGWIKKNSGGLLGLWKDRYLLLCQAQLLVYENEDEQKCVETVELGSYEKCQDLRALLKRKHRFVLLRSPGNKVKVDKSCALEHVTRDRVRGGQRRRPPTRIHLKEVANAASEGLSRLDLDVPDSGPPVLAPNNDVSAAQPRETPRPPMPPIKPSPATETTSLGDRVEVPAGERAPTPVSASSEAHPENQEDSETQVGEDSGSEQPPNRVLPDKLKVSWENPSPEEPPDPESAEPLQVPCSETSEAAPKEGGKPPTPPPKILSEKLRASMSGVEASGPAQSPGTSETSAPGPAQVSVNGVDDSPEPVKPSQTSGIPGTPPKDTAASTALPPWDPPPQFHPRCSSLGDLLGEGPRRPRKPVERLYRAQLEVKVASEQTEKLLNKVLGSEPAPVSAETLLSQAVEQLRQATQVLQEIRDLGELSQEAPGLQEKRKELVTLYRRSAP; encoded by the exons GGtgtgaaggaggagggagagaagcctCAGGGAGCACGGGTGGCGGACAAGGCTGGCTGGATCAAGAAGAACAGCGGAGGCTTACTGGGGCTCTGGAAAGACCGCTATCTGCTGCTCTGCCAGGCCCAGCTGCTGGTCTATGAGAATGAG gACGAGCAGAAGTGTGTGGAAACAGTGGAGCTGGGCAGCTATGAAAAGTGCCAGGACCTTCGTGCCCTCCTCAAGCGGAAACACCGTTTTGTCCTGCTGCGATCTCCAGGGAACAAG gTAAAGGTGGACAAGAGCTGTGCCCTGGAGCACGTGACACGGGACCGGGTGCGTGGGGGCCAGCGGCGCCGGCCACCCACGAGAATCCACCTGAAGGAG GTAGCCAACGCAGCTTCTGAGGGGCTTTCGCGCCTGGACCTCGATGTTCCTGACAGCGGGCCGCCAGTGCTTGCCCCCAACAATGATGTCAGTGCAGCCCAGCCCCGGGAGACACCCCGGCCCCCCATGCCTCCTATCAAGCCGTCCCCAGCAACTGAAACGACGAGCCTTGGTGACAGAGTGGAAGTGCCTGCCGGGGAGAGAGCCCCCACCCCCGTCTCTGCAAGCTCTGAGGCCCACCCTGAGAACCAAGAGGACTCAGAGACTCAAGTGGGGGAGGACAGTGGCTCTGAGCAGCCCCCCAACAGGGTCCTGCCTGACAAACTGAAGGTGAGCTGGGAGAACCCCAGCCCCGAGGAGCCGCCTGACCCTGAGAGTGCAGAACCACTCCAGGTACCCTGTTCTGAGACTTCTGAGGCTGCACCCAAGGAGGGTGGGAAGCCCCCTACACCCCCACCCAAGATCTTATCGGAGAAACTGAGAGCCTCCATGAGTGGGGTGGAGGCTTCTGGGCCAGCCCAGAGTCCTGGGACCTCTGAGACCTCTGCTCCAGGCCCAGCACAGGTCTCAGTGAATGGCGTGGATGACAGTCCCGAGCCTGTCAAGCCATCTCAGACCTCAGGCATCCCAGGAACTCCCCCAAAGGACACAGCAGCATCCACAGCACTGCCCCCCTGGGACCCACCACCTCAGTTCCATCCCCGCTGCTCCTCCCTGGGGGACCTGCTTGGAGAAGGCCCCCGGCGTCCACGGAAGCCTGTGGAACGGCTGTATCGGGCCCAGCTGGAGGTGAAGGTGGCCTCCGAACAGACGGAGAAACTGTTGAACAAGGTGCTGGGCAGTGAGCCGGCCCCTGTGAGCGCCGAGACATTGCTCAGCCAGGCCGTGGAGCAGCTGAGGCAGGCCACCCAGGTCCTGCAGGAAATCAGAGATCTGGGAGAGCTGAGCCAGGAGGCACCTGGGCTACAGGAGAAGCGGAAGGAGCTGGTGACCCTCTACAGGAGAAGTGCACCCTAG
- the PLEKHO2 gene encoding pleckstrin homology domain-containing family O member 2 isoform X1, translating into MEEEGVKEEGEKPQGARVADKAGWIKKNSGGLLGLWKDRYLLLCQAQLLVYENEDEQKCVETVELGSYEKCQDLRALLKRKHRFVLLRSPGNKVSDIKFQAPSGEEKESWIKALNEGINRGKNKAFDEVKVDKSCALEHVTRDRVRGGQRRRPPTRIHLKEVANAASEGLSRLDLDVPDSGPPVLAPNNDVSAAQPRETPRPPMPPIKPSPATETTSLGDRVEVPAGERAPTPVSASSEAHPENQEDSETQVGEDSGSEQPPNRVLPDKLKVSWENPSPEEPPDPESAEPLQVPCSETSEAAPKEGGKPPTPPPKILSEKLRASMSGVEASGPAQSPGTSETSAPGPAQVSVNGVDDSPEPVKPSQTSGIPGTPPKDTAASTALPPWDPPPQFHPRCSSLGDLLGEGPRRPRKPVERLYRAQLEVKVASEQTEKLLNKVLGSEPAPVSAETLLSQAVEQLRQATQVLQEIRDLGELSQEAPGLQEKRKELVTLYRRSAP; encoded by the exons GGtgtgaaggaggagggagagaagcctCAGGGAGCACGGGTGGCGGACAAGGCTGGCTGGATCAAGAAGAACAGCGGAGGCTTACTGGGGCTCTGGAAAGACCGCTATCTGCTGCTCTGCCAGGCCCAGCTGCTGGTCTATGAGAATGAG gACGAGCAGAAGTGTGTGGAAACAGTGGAGCTGGGCAGCTATGAAAAGTGCCAGGACCTTCGTGCCCTCCTCAAGCGGAAACACCGTTTTGTCCTGCTGCGATCTCCAGGGAACAAG GTCAGCGACATCAAATTCCAGGCACccagtggggaggagaaggaatcCTGGATCAAAGCCCTCAATGAAGGGATCAACCGAGGCAAAAACAAGGCTTTCGATGAG gTAAAGGTGGACAAGAGCTGTGCCCTGGAGCACGTGACACGGGACCGGGTGCGTGGGGGCCAGCGGCGCCGGCCACCCACGAGAATCCACCTGAAGGAG GTAGCCAACGCAGCTTCTGAGGGGCTTTCGCGCCTGGACCTCGATGTTCCTGACAGCGGGCCGCCAGTGCTTGCCCCCAACAATGATGTCAGTGCAGCCCAGCCCCGGGAGACACCCCGGCCCCCCATGCCTCCTATCAAGCCGTCCCCAGCAACTGAAACGACGAGCCTTGGTGACAGAGTGGAAGTGCCTGCCGGGGAGAGAGCCCCCACCCCCGTCTCTGCAAGCTCTGAGGCCCACCCTGAGAACCAAGAGGACTCAGAGACTCAAGTGGGGGAGGACAGTGGCTCTGAGCAGCCCCCCAACAGGGTCCTGCCTGACAAACTGAAGGTGAGCTGGGAGAACCCCAGCCCCGAGGAGCCGCCTGACCCTGAGAGTGCAGAACCACTCCAGGTACCCTGTTCTGAGACTTCTGAGGCTGCACCCAAGGAGGGTGGGAAGCCCCCTACACCCCCACCCAAGATCTTATCGGAGAAACTGAGAGCCTCCATGAGTGGGGTGGAGGCTTCTGGGCCAGCCCAGAGTCCTGGGACCTCTGAGACCTCTGCTCCAGGCCCAGCACAGGTCTCAGTGAATGGCGTGGATGACAGTCCCGAGCCTGTCAAGCCATCTCAGACCTCAGGCATCCCAGGAACTCCCCCAAAGGACACAGCAGCATCCACAGCACTGCCCCCCTGGGACCCACCACCTCAGTTCCATCCCCGCTGCTCCTCCCTGGGGGACCTGCTTGGAGAAGGCCCCCGGCGTCCACGGAAGCCTGTGGAACGGCTGTATCGGGCCCAGCTGGAGGTGAAGGTGGCCTCCGAACAGACGGAGAAACTGTTGAACAAGGTGCTGGGCAGTGAGCCGGCCCCTGTGAGCGCCGAGACATTGCTCAGCCAGGCCGTGGAGCAGCTGAGGCAGGCCACCCAGGTCCTGCAGGAAATCAGAGATCTGGGAGAGCTGAGCCAGGAGGCACCTGGGCTACAGGAGAAGCGGAAGGAGCTGGTGACCCTCTACAGGAGAAGTGCACCCTAG